In the Purpureocillium takamizusanense chromosome 5, complete sequence genome, one interval contains:
- the SSN6 gene encoding glucose repression mediator protein (COG:S~EggNog:ENOG503NVJD~BUSCO:EOG09261RFF), producing MANHHPSPTMMQMQHQAQVAPPQNVQPGHFAPAHQINAMNEAVWLQIGSFSELLRVPDEAMHAYERALQANPSSTAAMNAIGMLLKGREAFDKALEFFRAIVQLEQNNGEAWGNLGHCYLMTENLQKAYDAYQQALVNLRDPKDPMLWYGIGILYDRYGSYDYAEEAFSQVMQIQPDFEKANEIYFRLGIIYKQQSKFNQSLECFKYIVNSPPGPLTQEDIWFQIGHVHEQQKDFDSAKAAYQRVLDHSPNHAKVLQQLGWLHHQQSTAYETQDRAIQYLEKSVSADNSDAQSWYLLGRCYMSQQKYPKAYEAYQQAVYRDGKNPTFWCSIGVLYYQINQYRDALDAYSRAIRLNPYISEVWYDLGTLYESCNNQIADALDAYQRAAELDPGNPHIKARLQLLRSGGNNGGAPPAPQPADVHPHAYQAAGPTGPVGPQWGGSTQQPPSSGPPPPPAGAGENWARGLSNVNPPPQPPNPYDGREQFRGPPPPPQRQPSPQQEQQMRQQQYPDAGRGGPGPARRGPSPAPAGHQYSQGPPPPPPSQQGPPPPPGGDRRVVNPLWSGASPSHAANGANPPPNGMAPFRPNNSPRADGRGAHENRMPSPKSAYPQHQPPPPAYPHHPEAPPQAGAEGGQAPTAGPPENPAQRLDDRPPSVGPKRMREWEEESAAKKQANEENRARLDDMRHRRPSTPPRDAYRRNSSESRRIDEQRRVEEPRKVEERRAASDSYHPSEAAHHPQPVGPSQLPPMQQAAEPMQGVSQEKASAGPAPKEERPAAEQSAPAPAAPASAEPERAARTMDVDEDYDDSGEDDKKAVLTNGSAPAPGSADGKTTTPTNAGVNGSSATVPKTE from the exons ATGGCAAACCATCACCCATCGCCCACCAtgatgcagatgcagcatCAGGCCCAAGTGGCCCCTCCGCAGAATGTTCAGCCTGGCCATTTCGCACCCGCGCACCAGATAAACGCTATGAACGAGGCTGTCTGGCTGCAGATTG GGAGTTTCTCAGAACTGCTTCGTGtccccgacgaggccatgcaTGCCTACGAGCGCGCCTTGCAAGCCAACCCCAGCTCGACTGCCGCCATGAACGCCATCGGCATGCTTCTCAAGGGCCGTGAGGCCTTCGACAAGGCCCTTGAGTTCTTCCGGGCCATTGTTCAACTGGAACAGAACAATGGCGAGGCTTGGGGAAACCTTG GACATTGCTATCTCATGACTGAGAACCTCCAGAAGGCGTACGATGCGTACCAACAGGCACTCGTCAACCTTCGTGATCCCAAG GACCCAATGCTTTGGTATGGCATCGGTATTTTGTATGATCGTTATGGGAGTTACGATTATGCCGAAGAGGCCTTCTCCCAAGTCATGCAAATCCAGCCCGACTTCGAAAAGGCGAACGAGATTTATTTTCGCCTCGGAATAATCTATAAACAGCAGTCAAAGTTCAACCAGAGTCTTGAG TGCTTCAAGTACATCGTCAACTCTCCTCCTGGACCGTTGACCCAGGAGGATATTTGGTTCCAGATTGGCCATGTGCACGAGCAGCAGAAGGAC TTTGACAGCGCCAAGGCCGCCTATCAGCGTGTGCTGGATCATTCACCCAACCACGCCAAGGTCCTGCAGCAGTTGGGCTGGCTGCACCATCAACAGAGCACCGCCTATGAAACACAGGATAGGGCAATCCAATACCTGGAGAAGTCTGTCAGCGCTG ACAATTCCGACGCCCAGAGCTGGTATCTGCTTGGCCGCTGCTATATGTCGCAGCAAAAGTATCCCAAGGCGTATGAGGCGTACCAGCAGGCTGTCTATCGGGATGGTAAAAACCCCACGTTCTGGTGCTCTATTGGAGTGCTGTACTATCAGATCAACCAATACCGTGATGCTCTCGACGCCTACTCGCGCGCCATCCGCCTGAACCCGTACATCTCCGAGGTTTGGTATGACCTTGGCACACTG TACGAATCGTGTAACAACCAGATCGCCGACGCTCTTGACGCGTATCAGCGTGCCGCTGAGCTTGACCCCGGCAATCCTCACATCAAGGCCCGTCTTCAGCTCCTCCGCTCCGGTGGAAACAATGGAGGCGCACCCCCGGCGCCCCAGCCGGCCGACGTTCACCCACACGCTTATCAGGCCGCGGGTCCTACCGGCCCTGTTGGACCTCAGTGGGGAGGCTCTACCCAGCAACCTCCGTCTTCGGgtcccccgcctccgcctgccggcgccggcgagaatTGGGCCCGGGGCTTGTCAAATGTCAACCCGCCTCCGCAACCACCGAACCCCTATGACGGCCGGGAGCAGTTCCGCgggcctcctccgcctccccagCGACAGCCCAGCCCTCAGCAGGAACAACAAATGCGACAGCAGCAGTATCCCGATGCAGGCCGCGGGGGCCCCGGCCCCGCGCGTCGTGGGCCGTCTCCCGCACCTGCCGGTCATCAGTATTCGCAgggtccgccgcctcctcccccgtcgcAGCAGGGgccacccccgccgccgggtggTGATCGCCGGGTTGTCAACCCCCTCTGGAGTGGTGCCTCTCCATCCCACGCCGCGAATGGAGCCAACCCTCCCCCCAACGGCATGGCTCCCTTCCGGCCCAACAACAGCCCTCGCGCTGATGGTCGCGGCGCTCATGAAAACCGCATGCCCTCTCCCAAGTCCGCGTATCCCCAGCACCAACCTCCTCCGCCAGCCTATCCTCACCACCCAGAGGCTCCGCCCCAGGCTGGAGCAGAGGGTGGACAGGCTCCAACAGCTGGGCCGCCGGAGAACCCCGCTCAGCGTCTGGATGATCGTCCACCGTCTGTTGGCCCAAAGCGGATGCGtgagtgggaggaggagagcgcggccaagaagcaggCGAACGAGGAGAACCGCGCTCGCCTTGATGATATGAGACATCGACGGCCATCGACTCCCCCTCGTGACGCCTACCGTCGCAACTCATCCGAGTCCCGTCGCATTGACGAACAGCGCCGGGTCGAGGAACCGCGGAAGGTAGAGGAGCGCCGGGCAGCCAGCGATAGCTATCATCCGTCGGAGGCTGCGCATCACCCTCAGCCAGTTGGCCCCAGCCAGCTTCCACCCATGCAACAAGCCGCGGAACCCATGCAAGGCGTTTCGCAAGAAAAGGCGTCTGCAGGGCCAGCCCCAAAGGAGGAGCGGCCCGCAGCCGAGCAGTCCGCTCCCGCCCCTGCAGCCCCAGCCTCTGCTGAGCCCGAgagagcggcgaggacgatggatgttgacgaggactacgacgacagcggcgaaGACGATAAGAAGGCAGTTCTTACCAATGGGTCCGCTCCGGCTCCTGGCTCGGCTGACGGGAAGACAACGACGCCCACCAATGCCGGCGTCAACGGCTCCTCAGCCACGGTCCCCAAGACGGAGTAG
- a CDS encoding uncharacterized protein (COG:S~EggNog:ENOG503NVED~TransMembrane:5 (n13-24c29/30o53-76i97-119o125-144i164-181o187-206i)) gives MPPRINIPPVTRALLGALLFQSFLSAAIRYRQWSETAHIVIPYLTLVPQLSLVYPWTFLTSALVEGNVFTLAIAGLTLYHGGRYLERAWSSAELAKFVVLVCLVPNVLTFLVMILLFSLTRNESWTLAVISGTVSLQISFLVAFSQLVPAHTVTLFRGILSLRVPRFPLVYMGVVTLLSLTPLLSRAAFWLALFGLLTSWTYLRFYKTIFPDLDSSQPASLRGDASETFAFAEFFPSPVKPFVAALADQIFDVLVAMRICTPFSQADMSAARGDRALQRGTPGSARAEAERRRAIALKALDQRLNAATAGAAGRAPAPGPVQPAGPTVQTQPQTSTQTAMTSQPGQMLGETKFEPDHDDDPGKK, from the exons atgCCTCCGCGGATAAACATCCCGCCCGTCACGAgggccctgctcggcgcgctcctTTTCCAGTCCTTCCTCAGCGCCGCGATACGGTATCGCCAGTGGTCGGAGACGGCACACATCGTCATCCCCTACCTGACGCTCGTGCCGCAGCTCTCCCTCGTCTATCCCTGGACCTTCCTCACGTCGGCGCTTGTCGAGGGCAACGTCTTTACCCTGGCCATTGCCGGCCTGACGCTGTACCATGGCGGGCGGTACCTGGAGCGCGCCTGGTCCTCGGCCGAGCTCGCCAAattcgtcgtcctcgtctgcctGGTCCCTAATGTTCTGACATTTCTTGTCATGATTCTCTTGTTCAGCCTGACTAGGAATGAGAGCTGGAC TCTTGCCGTCATTTCGGGGACCGTATCCCTCCAAATCTCCTTCCTCGTTGCCTTCAGCCAGCTCGTTCCTGCGCATACCGTCACGCTCTTCCGCGGCATCTTGTCGCTGAGGGTACCTCGGTTCCCACTGGTGTACATGGGTGTCGTGACCCTGCTCTCCCtgacgccgctgctgtcgcggGCAGCCTTCTGGCTCGCCCTATTCGGCCTCCTCACGAGCTGGACGTACCTCCGATTCTACAAGACCATCTTCCCCGACCTCGACTCGTCGCAGCCGGCGTCCCTGCGTGGTGACGCAAGCGAGACTTTTGCTTTTGCCGAGTTCTTCCCGAGCCCGGTCAAGCCGTTTGTGGCCGCGTTGGCCGATCAGATCTTCGATGTGCTCGTCGCGATGCGCATCTGCACGCCCTTTTCTCAGGCGGATATGtctgctgctcgcggcgaTCGGGCGTTGCAGCGGGGCACTCCTggcagcgcccgcgcggaggcggagcggAGGAGAGCCATCGCCCTCAAGGCTCTCGACCAGAGGCTCAACGCGgcgaccgccggcgccgccggccgggcgcCCGCTCCGGGCCCCGTGCAACCTGCGGGGCCGACGGTCCAGACGCAGCCGCAGACGAGCACCCagacggccatgacgtcgCAGCCGGGCCAGATGCTCGGCGAAACCAAGTTCGAGCCGGACCATGACGATGACCCTGGCAAGAAGTGA
- a CDS encoding uncharacterized protein (EggNog:ENOG503P0Q8~COG:B) has product MVVKEFLDSDRVNFLIWRYLLEGNYRETAAKFQKEWHVKEPHRDFDFARHVKGHALVSVVNRGLLYYALERDCIINQLPQESTVGAESSQVGIFGPLTAPQLPPTKREEADDAAVPAGEDPDALRKRLSEQQVPNGSPAKRPRLSNGYDNGPDAAPLATATTTTTATTPMDVDHPPHALDDQQNQDNATNHAYPSPLEGEQLPPPVPQTEGPEQGTQVDKVEELSPLTSFIRLTDDDQEAAADTTPSPSPAGSENAPVLLQCEWNPKDPSVLAAAGTDALARVWTVSRATALEPGHDHVSPQAHSLIDENAPKATTVTALSWTSDGSAIAVATDTGSQCSVNIWSPDGILGQTLEVTDGPVIKLTWNPANTALLAIYPAKGGGAVVSVFLIPAEITVTYQLPGHDIAATPLDGAWTSDSDFLLCGGDLLLCLRCVDMKIVQVRKFETKDDDSFTQVLFDWRSKLAATASDKGSLDVGQA; this is encoded by the exons ATGGTGGTGAAGGAGTTCCTTGACTCGGATAGAGTCAACTTTCTCATCTGGAG GTATCTGCTGGAAGGAA ATTATcgcgagacggccgccaaGTTCCAGAAGGAGTGGCACGTCAAGGAGCCGCACCGGGACTTCGACTTTGCCCGCCACGTCAAAGGCCACGCCCTTGTTTCCGTCGTCAACCGCGGCCTTCTCTACTATGCGTTGGAGCGCGATTGTATCATCAATCAG CTGCCCCAGGAATCAACTGTCGGGGCCGAGTCGTCGCAGGTGGGCATTTTCGGACCTCtcacggcgccgcagctTCCTCCGACTAagcgggaggaggccgacgacgctgcagTACCGGCCGGCGAGGATCCCGATGCGCTGAGAAAACGGCTGTCCGAGCAGCAGGTGCCGAATGGGTCGCCGGCAAAGCGCCCGCGACTCAGCAATGGCTATGACAACGGGCCCGACGCAGCGCCCCTCGCAACcgccacaaccaccaccacagccacgacgcccatggACGTTGACCACCCGCCccatgccctcgacgaccagcAGAACCAGGACAACGCCACCAACCACGCCTACCCGTCACCGCTTgagggcgagcagctgccacCTCCTGTCCCGCAGACCGAGGGCCCCGAGCAGGGCACCCAGGTggacaaggtcgaggagctgtcTCCTCTTACCAGCTTCATCCgcctcaccgacgacgaccaggagGCTGCAGCCGACACGAcaccgtcgccctcgcccgcgggcTCGGAGAATGCGCCTGTGCTGCTTCAGTGCGAGTGGAACCCCAAAGACCCATCCGTtttggctgctgctggcacCGACGCGCTAGCCCGTGTTTGGACGGTTTCGCGTGCCACTGCTCTAGAGCCTGGTCACGATCACGTGTCACCCCAAGCCCATTcgctcatcgacgagaaCGCACCCAaagcgacgacggtgacggcgctcTCATGGACGTCGGACGGCTCGGCCATCGCTGTCGCGACGGATACAGGGTCTCAATGTTCTGTGAATATCTGGTCCcccgacggcatcctcgggCAGACGCTCGAAGTCACCGACGGACCCGTAATCAAGCTCACATGGAACCCGGCCAACACGGCCTTGCTGGCCATCTACCCAGcaaagggcggcggcgcggtcgtcAGCGTCTTTTTAATACCTGCGGAAATCACAGTCACGTATCAGCTTCCAGGTCACGACATCGCAGCTACGCCACTCGACGGCGCCTGGACAAGCGACTCGGACTTCCTCCTCTGCGGCGGAGACCTGCTCCTCTGCCTCCGGTGCGTGGACATGAAAATTGTCCAAGTGCGCAAGTTCGAgaccaaggacgacgacagtTTTACACAAGTGCTCTTTGACTGGCGTTCGAAgctcgccgcgacggcaagcgACAAGGGCTCTCTCGATGTAGGACAGGCTTGA
- a CDS encoding uncharacterized protein (EggNog:ENOG503P0Q8~COG:B) yields MVVKEFLDSDRVNFLIWRYLLEGNYRETAAKFQKEWHVKEPHRDFDFARHVKGHALVSVVNRGLLYYALERDCIINQLPQESTVGAESSQVGIFGPLTAPQLPPTKREEADDAAVPAGEDPDALRKRLSEQQVPNGSPAKRPRLSNGYDNGPDAAPLATATTTTTATTPMDVDHPPHALDDQQNQDNATNHAYPSPLEGEQLPPPVPQTEGPEQGTQVDKVEELSPLTSFIRLTDDDQEAAADTTPSPSPAGSENAPVLLQCEWNPKDPSVLAAAGTDALARVWTVSRATALEPGHDHVSPQAHSLIDENAPKATTVTALSWTSDGSAIAVATDTGSQCSVNIWSPDGILGQTLEVTDGPVIKLTWNPANTALLAIYPAKGGGAVVSVFLIPAEITVTYQLPGHDIAATPLDGAWTSDSDFLLCGGDLLLCLRCVDMKIVQVRKFETKDDDSFTQVLFDWRSKLAATASDKGSLDLWDEHGQRRSIQAHQGAITTMAWQPLPPSQPEAEDERLIATGGDDCAILIWNARKPDAKSKCFLTMDSPIVRLAFTPDGAFIAGATSRQVLIWKVDNFAMPRASWKRPPHPGWLSPKGSSDTDEEDEHCLCWDMSGQKLAYGSNSRVSGPNGAQADATVC; encoded by the exons ATGGTGGTGAAGGAGTTCCTTGACTCGGATAGAGTCAACTTTCTCATCTGGAG GTATCTGCTGGAAGGAA ATTATcgcgagacggccgccaaGTTCCAGAAGGAGTGGCACGTCAAGGAGCCGCACCGGGACTTCGACTTTGCCCGCCACGTCAAAGGCCACGCCCTTGTTTCCGTCGTCAACCGCGGCCTTCTCTACTATGCGTTGGAGCGCGATTGTATCATCAATCAG CTGCCCCAGGAATCAACTGTCGGGGCCGAGTCGTCGCAGGTGGGCATTTTCGGACCTCtcacggcgccgcagctTCCTCCGACTAagcgggaggaggccgacgacgctgcagTACCGGCCGGCGAGGATCCCGATGCGCTGAGAAAACGGCTGTCCGAGCAGCAGGTGCCGAATGGGTCGCCGGCAAAGCGCCCGCGACTCAGCAATGGCTATGACAACGGGCCCGACGCAGCGCCCCTCGCAACcgccacaaccaccaccacagccacgacgcccatggACGTTGACCACCCGCCccatgccctcgacgaccagcAGAACCAGGACAACGCCACCAACCACGCCTACCCGTCACCGCTTgagggcgagcagctgccacCTCCTGTCCCGCAGACCGAGGGCCCCGAGCAGGGCACCCAGGTggacaaggtcgaggagctgtcTCCTCTTACCAGCTTCATCCgcctcaccgacgacgaccaggagGCTGCAGCCGACACGAcaccgtcgccctcgcccgcgggcTCGGAGAATGCGCCTGTGCTGCTTCAGTGCGAGTGGAACCCCAAAGACCCATCCGTtttggctgctgctggcacCGACGCGCTAGCCCGTGTTTGGACGGTTTCGCGTGCCACTGCTCTAGAGCCTGGTCACGATCACGTGTCACCCCAAGCCCATTcgctcatcgacgagaaCGCACCCAaagcgacgacggtgacggcgctcTCATGGACGTCGGACGGCTCGGCCATCGCTGTCGCGACGGATACAGGGTCTCAATGTTCTGTGAATATCTGGTCCcccgacggcatcctcgggCAGACGCTCGAAGTCACCGACGGACCCGTAATCAAGCTCACATGGAACCCGGCCAACACGGCCTTGCTGGCCATCTACCCAGcaaagggcggcggcgcggtcgtcAGCGTCTTTTTAATACCTGCGGAAATCACAGTCACGTATCAGCTTCCAGGTCACGACATCGCAGCTACGCCACTCGACGGCGCCTGGACAAGCGACTCGGACTTCCTCCTCTGCGGCGGAGACCTGCTCCTCTGCCTCCGGTGCGTGGACATGAAAATTGTCCAAGTGCGCAAGTTCGAgaccaaggacgacgacagtTTTACACAAGTGCTCTTTGACTGGCGTTCGAAgctcgccgcgacggcaagcgACAAGGGCTCTCTCGAT CTGTGGGACGAACACGGGCAGCGTCGGTCAATACAGGCCCATCAAGGCGCAATCACgaccatggcatggcagcctCTGCCGCCTTCGCAacccgaggccgaggacgagcggctCATCGCGACGGGTGGCGACGACTGCGCCATCCTGATATGGAATGCGCGGAAGCCCGACGCCAAGTCGAAATGTTTCTTGACCATGGACTCGCCCATTGTTCGACTTGCCTTTACGCCCGATGGCGCCTTCATTGCCGGGGCAACATCGCGGCAGGTGCTGATCTGGAAGGTGGACAACTTTGCCATGCCACGAGCGAGCTGGAAGCGGCCGCCACATCCCGGTTGGCTCAGCCCCAAGGGCTCGTCCGACACggacgaagaagatgagCATTGCTTGTGTTGGGATATGAGCGGACAGAAATTGGCTTATGGGTCTAATAGTAGAGTGAGTGGGCCAAATGGTGCCCAAGCCGATGCGACTGTCTGCTGA
- a CDS encoding uncharacterized protein (EggNog:ENOG503P0Q8~COG:B), with the protein MVVKEFLDSDRVNFLIWRYLLEGNYRETAAKFQKEWHVKEPHRDFDFARHVKGHALVSVVNRGLLYYALERDCIINQLPQESTVGAESSQVGIFGPLTAPQLPPTKREEADDAAVPAGEDPDALRKRLSEQQVPNGSPAKRPRLSNGYDNGPDAAPLATATTTTTATTPMDVDHPPHALDDQQNQDNATNHAYPSPLEGEQLPPPVPQTEGPEQGTQVDKVEELSPLTSFIRLTDDDQEAAADTTPSPSPAGSENAPVLLQCEWNPKDPSVLAAAGTDALARVWTVSRATALEPGHDHVSPQAHSLIDENAPKATTVTALSWTSDGSAIAVATDTGSQCSVNIWSPDGILGQTLEVTDGPVIKLTWNPANTALLAIYPAKGGGAVVSVFLIPAEITVTYQLPGHDIAATPLDGAWTSDSDFLLCGGDLLLCLRCVDMKIVQVRKFETKDDDSFTQVLFDWRSKLAATASDKGSLDLWDEHGQRRSIQAHQGAITTMAWQPLPPSQPEAEDERLIATGGDDCAILIWNARKPDAKSKCFLTMDSPIVRLAFTPDGAFIAGATSRQVLIWKVDNFAMPRASWKRPPHPGWLSPKGSSDTDEEDEHCLCWDMSGQKLAYGSNSRLAVINFSR; encoded by the exons ATGGTGGTGAAGGAGTTCCTTGACTCGGATAGAGTCAACTTTCTCATCTGGAG GTATCTGCTGGAAGGAA ATTATcgcgagacggccgccaaGTTCCAGAAGGAGTGGCACGTCAAGGAGCCGCACCGGGACTTCGACTTTGCCCGCCACGTCAAAGGCCACGCCCTTGTTTCCGTCGTCAACCGCGGCCTTCTCTACTATGCGTTGGAGCGCGATTGTATCATCAATCAG CTGCCCCAGGAATCAACTGTCGGGGCCGAGTCGTCGCAGGTGGGCATTTTCGGACCTCtcacggcgccgcagctTCCTCCGACTAagcgggaggaggccgacgacgctgcagTACCGGCCGGCGAGGATCCCGATGCGCTGAGAAAACGGCTGTCCGAGCAGCAGGTGCCGAATGGGTCGCCGGCAAAGCGCCCGCGACTCAGCAATGGCTATGACAACGGGCCCGACGCAGCGCCCCTCGCAACcgccacaaccaccaccacagccacgacgcccatggACGTTGACCACCCGCCccatgccctcgacgaccagcAGAACCAGGACAACGCCACCAACCACGCCTACCCGTCACCGCTTgagggcgagcagctgccacCTCCTGTCCCGCAGACCGAGGGCCCCGAGCAGGGCACCCAGGTggacaaggtcgaggagctgtcTCCTCTTACCAGCTTCATCCgcctcaccgacgacgaccaggagGCTGCAGCCGACACGAcaccgtcgccctcgcccgcgggcTCGGAGAATGCGCCTGTGCTGCTTCAGTGCGAGTGGAACCCCAAAGACCCATCCGTtttggctgctgctggcacCGACGCGCTAGCCCGTGTTTGGACGGTTTCGCGTGCCACTGCTCTAGAGCCTGGTCACGATCACGTGTCACCCCAAGCCCATTcgctcatcgacgagaaCGCACCCAaagcgacgacggtgacggcgctcTCATGGACGTCGGACGGCTCGGCCATCGCTGTCGCGACGGATACAGGGTCTCAATGTTCTGTGAATATCTGGTCCcccgacggcatcctcgggCAGACGCTCGAAGTCACCGACGGACCCGTAATCAAGCTCACATGGAACCCGGCCAACACGGCCTTGCTGGCCATCTACCCAGcaaagggcggcggcgcggtcgtcAGCGTCTTTTTAATACCTGCGGAAATCACAGTCACGTATCAGCTTCCAGGTCACGACATCGCAGCTACGCCACTCGACGGCGCCTGGACAAGCGACTCGGACTTCCTCCTCTGCGGCGGAGACCTGCTCCTCTGCCTCCGGTGCGTGGACATGAAAATTGTCCAAGTGCGCAAGTTCGAgaccaaggacgacgacagtTTTACACAAGTGCTCTTTGACTGGCGTTCGAAgctcgccgcgacggcaagcgACAAGGGCTCTCTCGAT CTGTGGGACGAACACGGGCAGCGTCGGTCAATACAGGCCCATCAAGGCGCAATCACgaccatggcatggcagcctCTGCCGCCTTCGCAacccgaggccgaggacgagcggctCATCGCGACGGGTGGCGACGACTGCGCCATCCTGATATGGAATGCGCGGAAGCCCGACGCCAAGTCGAAATGTTTCTTGACCATGGACTCGCCCATTGTTCGACTTGCCTTTACGCCCGATGGCGCCTTCATTGCCGGGGCAACATCGCGGCAGGTGCTGATCTGGAAGGTGGACAACTTTGCCATGCCACGAGCGAGCTGGAAGCGGCCGCCACATCCCGGTTGGCTCAGCCCCAAGGGCTCGTCCGACACggacgaagaagatgagCATTGCTTGTGTTGGGATATGAGCGGACAGAAATTGGCTTATGGGTCTAATAGTAGA CTTGCCGTCATCAATTTCAGCCGGTAG
- a CDS encoding uncharacterized protein (EggNog:ENOG503P98Q~TransMembrane:1 (i154-172o)), with protein sequence MSSSGAGHHHHQHPHHPLHGAGGSAAAAASSSSSSPAYHLHHHHFSSPYAAALASAAAAGASAPAIHSGSEERSEDEYDEDDVTPGMRDRQARGKDPYKGTGHSDSDEDEDEDGDDDDDGDEGDDDDGDEEDDELEVGSDGVTRRRMRLGRGSVLLFHLATFSFFCPPRFVFPANGYELTTDLGETNSIKAEPFEDRERRGFALAVLDSPEQLMMYAQGAGDVRFANSFPPLSLLALSQPPPSPFGRHFGRHKTSPSS encoded by the coding sequence ATGTCCTCGTCCGGGGCCggtcatcaccaccaccaacaccctCATCACCCCCTTCACGGTGCGGGAGGcagtgcggcggcagcggcatcgtcgtcgtcgtcttcgcccgcGTACCacctccatcatcatcattttTCATCCCCATATGCCGCAGCCCTCGCAtccgcagccgcagccggcgcctccgcgcccgccattCACTCCGGCTCGGAGGAGCGGAGCGAGGATGAGtatgacgaggacgacgtgaCGCCCGGGATGCGCGACCGCCAAGCTCGCGGCAAGGACCCGTATAAGGGCACGGGCCACAGCGACTctgacgaagacgaggatgaagacggggatgatgacgacgatggggatgagggggatgacgatgatggagacgaggaagacgacgagctggaggtgggcagcgacggcgtGACGCGGAGGCGAATGAGGCTCGGGAGGGGGTCAGTCCTTCTCTTTCACCTTGCCAccttttccttcttttgCCCCCCTCGCTTCGTTTTCCCGGCCAATGGATATGAGCTCACTACTGACCTGGGAGAAACAAACAGTATCAAGGCAGAGCCGTTCGAAGACCGCGAGCGCAGGGGctttgccctcgccgtgctcgacagCCCCGAACAGCTGATGATGTACGCccagggcgccggcgacgtgcgTTTTGCCAACTCCTTCCCTCCCCTTTCCTTACTCGCCCTTTCCCAACCCCCACCCTCGCCCTTTGGGCGTCACTTTGGGCGTCACAAAACAAGCCCATCCAGCTAG